In one Helicobacter ibis genomic region, the following are encoded:
- the ilvC gene encoding ketol-acid reductoisomerase: MALKVYYDKDCDLSYIKSKKVAVIGFGSQGHAHAENLRDSGVEVVIGLYKGGSSWSKAEAKNFKVLEVSEATKYADVIMILIPDELQGDVFKKDIEPNLSKGKVIAFGHGFNIHFGQIKAPKGVGVIMIAPKAPGHTVRSEFVKGGGIPDLIAVEQDTDKNDAKILALSYACAIGGGRSGIIETTFKDETETDLFGEQAVLCGGVSSLIKAGFETLVEAGYPEEMAYFECLHELKLIVDLIYQGGLSDMRYSISNTAEYGDMVSGPRVINEESKKAMKEILKDIQEGRFAKDFILERQANYARMNAERKNLANHRIEKVGNELRSMMPWISQSKLINKEKN; the protein is encoded by the coding sequence ATGGCATTGAAGGTTTATTACGATAAGGATTGCGATTTATCATACATAAAAAGTAAGAAAGTTGCTGTAATTGGGTTTGGTTCTCAAGGACATGCACATGCGGAGAATCTTAGAGATTCTGGAGTAGAGGTTGTAATAGGATTATATAAAGGTGGTAGTAGTTGGAGTAAGGCAGAGGCTAAGAACTTTAAAGTCTTAGAAGTTAGCGAGGCTACAAAATATGCTGATGTAATTATGATACTAATCCCAGATGAACTTCAAGGAGATGTGTTTAAAAAAGATATAGAACCAAATTTATCTAAAGGCAAAGTTATTGCGTTTGGGCATGGGTTTAATATCCACTTTGGACAGATTAAAGCACCAAAGGGTGTTGGTGTAATTATGATAGCTCCAAAAGCACCGGGACACACGGTAAGAAGCGAGTTTGTAAAAGGTGGCGGAATCCCTGATTTAATAGCAGTTGAGCAAGATACTGATAAAAATGATGCAAAGATTCTTGCACTAAGTTATGCTTGTGCTATTGGTGGCGGTAGAAGCGGTATCATTGAGACTACTTTTAAAGATGAGACAGAGACAGATTTATTTGGAGAACAAGCTGTTCTATGTGGTGGCGTTAGCTCCCTAATTAAAGCTGGATTTGAGACTTTAGTAGAGGCTGGTTATCCAGAAGAGATGGCTTATTTTGAATGTTTGCATGAGTTAAAGCTTATTGTTGATTTGATTTATCAAGGTGGATTATCTGATATGAGATATTCTATATCAAATACAGCAGAATATGGCGATATGGTAAGTGGTCCTAGGGTAATAAATGAAGAATCCAAAAAAGCTATGAAAGAGATTCTAAAAGACATACAGGAGGGGAGGTTTGCAAAAGATTTTATTTTAGAGCGACAAGCTAACTATGCAAGAATGAATGCAGAGAGGAAGAATTTAGCAAACCATAGAATTGAAAAAGTTGGAAATGAACTTAGATCAATGATGCCTTGGATATCTCAATCTAAACTAATCAATAAAGAAAAAAACTAA
- the clpP gene encoding ATP-dependent Clp endopeptidase proteolytic subunit ClpP has translation MSYYVPIVIEKTGRGERSYDIYSRLLKDRIIMLSGEINDGIASSIVSQLLFLEAEDPEKDIYLYINSPGGVITSGFSIYDTMNYIKPDICTICIGQAASMGAFLLSCGAKGKRYSLPHSRIMIHQPLGGARGQATDIEIQAKEILRLKGILNDILASNTKQPLKKIEKDTERDFFMSANEAKEYGIIDSVLTKSLK, from the coding sequence ATGAGCTATTATGTCCCTATAGTCATAGAAAAAACAGGTCGTGGAGAGCGTAGCTATGATATATATTCTAGGCTATTAAAGGATAGAATTATAATGCTAAGTGGCGAGATTAATGATGGCATTGCTTCATCTATTGTATCTCAACTACTATTTTTAGAAGCAGAAGATCCAGAAAAGGATATATATTTATATATTAACTCTCCCGGTGGAGTTATTACTAGTGGGTTTAGCATATATGATACTATGAATTATATAAAGCCAGATATATGCACTATATGCATAGGTCAGGCAGCAAGTATGGGTGCATTCTTGCTTAGTTGTGGTGCTAAGGGCAAGAGATACTCTTTGCCTCACTCTAGAATCATGATACATCAGCCACTTGGTGGGGCGAGAGGACAAGCGACTGATATAGAGATTCAAGCAAAAGAAATATTGCGATTGAAAGGTATTTTAAACGATATTTTAGCTAGTAACACAAAGCAACCACTCAAAAAAATAGAAAAAGATACTGAAAGAGATTTTTTTATGAGTGCTAATGAAGCTAAGGAATATGGAATAATAGATAGTGTATTGACAAAAAGTTTAAAGTAG
- the def gene encoding peptide deformylase: MLEVITYPNTMLRQISKKVEVFDEALHELLDGMYEVMLKKNGVGISAIQVARPIRALLICIPDEEGMQHKEDLLEIINPEIIQNEGEICFNEGCLSVPEFYEDVKRSKNIKVSYQDRYGNHKEIEASDYLAVAFQHEIDHLNGVLFIDKLPILKRKKFEKELKRKKKL; the protein is encoded by the coding sequence ATGCTTGAAGTAATAACCTATCCAAATACAATGTTAAGACAAATCTCAAAAAAAGTAGAAGTTTTCGATGAGGCATTGCATGAGTTATTGGATGGCATGTATGAGGTAATGCTCAAAAAAAATGGAGTTGGAATCTCTGCTATACAGGTTGCAAGACCAATTAGAGCGTTGCTAATTTGTATCCCAGATGAAGAGGGGATGCAGCATAAAGAAGACTTACTAGAGATAATAAACCCAGAGATAATACAAAATGAAGGTGAGATTTGCTTTAATGAAGGTTGCCTTAGTGTGCCGGAGTTTTATGAAGATGTCAAGCGTTCTAAAAATATAAAAGTATCATACCAAGACAGATATGGCAATCATAAAGAAATTGAAGCAAGTGATTATCTAGCAGTTGCCTTTCAACATGAGATCGATCATTTAAATGGAGTTTTGTTTATAGATAAATTACCTATACTAAAAAGAAAGAAGTTCGAAAAAGAGCTAAAAAGAAAGAAAAAACTCTAA
- a CDS encoding ComEA family DNA-binding protein, with protein sequence MKFLVTLFLMIGLAFASVNLNTASKEELMKIDGIGATKAQAIIDYREKTPFKTIEDLKKVKGFGDKTFEKVKDKISVETSQEVGQ encoded by the coding sequence ATGAAGTTTTTAGTTACTTTATTTTTGATGATTGGACTTGCCTTTGCATCTGTTAATCTAAATACAGCTTCTAAAGAAGAGTTAATGAAAATCGACGGAATAGGTGCTACAAAAGCTCAAGCTATAATTGATTATAGAGAGAAGACGCCTTTTAAGACAATAGAAGACTTAAAGAAAGTAAAAGGTTTTGGGGATAAGACATTTGAAAAAGTGAAAGATAAAATCAGTGTTGAGACATCACAAGAAGTAGGACAATAA
- a CDS encoding YifB family Mg chelatase-like AAA ATPase, with protein sequence MSFQSLYCAAFDGLSAKEVEVEVSFTKALPSFQVTGLAGNAIQESKQRVQSALMANDFKFPPLKITINLSPSDLPKQGSFYDLPIALLVAMYGRNNIKDSINNEKPKKYFAFGELGLDGRIKDTKAIYPLIFSLLSDEKNLDSIFFLPMESKDFYCQIPNLKAYFVDTLSEAIEILQTSPTIVNIIQELPFSYMDICSERYYYSDNFELDFIDIVGQIRAKRAALIAACGFHNILFEGSAGSGKSMIATRMPYILPPLRRNEILHNASHNLIITPNRPFRNPHNSATKAAILGSAVGHSVKFGEISLAHNGVLFFDELPHFPKSILESLREPLENHYFVISRLCTKVKTPSDFMFIGAMNPCPCGNLLSISKECRCSKREIDSYRGKISEPIWDRIDLCVQMQEGDSNKDRISSKEIQKQILDAFKFQKNRGQKCYNSRLIGESLEEFCKLDDECISVLDKAIARFGISLRQKNKILKVARTIADLAGSDNIHKEHLAESISYRKIS encoded by the coding sequence ATGAGCTTTCAATCTCTATATTGTGCTGCTTTTGATGGACTTAGTGCTAAAGAAGTCGAAGTAGAAGTTAGCTTTACAAAGGCATTGCCATCATTTCAGGTTACAGGATTAGCAGGAAATGCAATCCAAGAATCCAAACAAAGAGTGCAATCTGCACTGATGGCAAATGACTTTAAATTCCCACCACTAAAAATCACAATAAACCTTTCGCCTTCTGATTTACCAAAACAGGGTAGTTTTTATGATTTGCCCATTGCACTTTTAGTTGCAATGTATGGGAGAAATAATATAAAAGATTCCATAAATAATGAAAAGCCTAAAAAATACTTTGCATTTGGTGAGTTAGGATTAGATGGTAGAATTAAAGATACAAAAGCGATTTATCCTTTGATTTTTTCACTACTTAGTGATGAGAAAAATTTAGATTCCATCTTTTTCTTGCCTATGGAATCTAAGGATTTTTATTGTCAGATACCAAATTTAAAAGCATATTTTGTAGATACTCTAAGTGAGGCAATAGAGATTCTTCAAACTTCGCCTACAATAGTCAATATCATACAAGAGTTACCATTTTCATACATGGATATTTGTAGTGAGCGATATTATTATAGTGATAATTTTGAACTTGATTTTATAGATATAGTAGGACAGATACGAGCAAAAAGGGCTGCTTTAATTGCTGCATGTGGATTTCATAATATATTATTTGAGGGTAGTGCAGGTAGTGGTAAGAGTATGATAGCTACAAGAATGCCATATATATTGCCACCTCTTAGGAGAAATGAGATATTGCACAATGCTTCACATAATTTAATAATAACTCCAAATCGTCCATTTAGAAATCCCCACAATAGTGCTACTAAAGCTGCCATACTTGGCAGTGCTGTTGGACATTCTGTAAAGTTTGGTGAAATATCTCTAGCACATAATGGGGTTTTATTTTTTGATGAGTTACCACATTTTCCAAAGTCTATCTTAGAATCCCTAAGAGAACCGCTAGAAAATCACTACTTTGTAATTTCTCGTCTTTGCACAAAGGTTAAAACTCCTAGTGATTTTATGTTTATAGGAGCTATGAATCCTTGTCCATGTGGTAATTTGTTAAGTATTAGCAAAGAATGCAGATGTAGCAAAAGAGAGATAGATTCATATAGAGGCAAAATTTCAGAGCCTATTTGGGATAGGATTGATTTGTGTGTGCAAATGCAAGAAGGGGATAGCAATAAAGATAGAATCTCTTCAAAAGAGATTCAAAAGCAAATCTTAGATGCTTTCAAATTTCAGAAAAATAGAGGACAGAAGTGCTATAACTCTCGTCTAATTGGAGAATCTTTAGAGGAGTTTTGTAAATTAGATGATGAATGTATTTCTGTGCTAGATAAGGCAATAGCTCGTTTTGGAATCTCACTAAGGCAGAAAAATAAGATTCTAAAAGTCGCAAGGACGATAGCAGATTTAGCAGGTAGCGATAATATACATAAAGAACATTTAGCAGAATCTATCTCATATCGCAAAATCTCTTAA
- a CDS encoding GGDEF domain-containing protein yields MKDDFGSFANLQSFETHGIKENADYSSFGMESDIAPQPTTLSSGDSDSLEAYGMSVIKSMVANGVSPTPYNYKIYFEKMLEDKSQDFRDNAAQFIDMETIPTEKQIILEGRILKTQNLMVNTLKLMGAVYENMNLLQKLLEKHKKEATDTNNPNALQNIMTVLSKELEKLDEVTRKQLQEVNTSYNRSLREVESISSDIISDAKYGVYNKSYLDSRVAAEVQAIALGNYKSSLLMVKITKSLEKKITTEKNVLLVNKTIAKILQKISNKSDILAYYGTGIFGILLSHNDKESAKRYANRLLEKVITTNMYFGDEEISLSICSGIVEINSGDDPKDIMKNAVESLKKAANHNISFVVFGEK; encoded by the coding sequence GTGAAAGATGATTTTGGATCATTTGCAAATCTGCAAAGTTTTGAGACGCATGGAATTAAGGAAAATGCCGATTATTCATCGTTTGGCATGGAATCTGATATAGCTCCACAGCCTACAACTCTAAGCAGTGGTGATTCAGATTCACTAGAAGCTTATGGAATGAGTGTAATAAAATCAATGGTAGCAAATGGTGTCTCTCCTACTCCGTATAACTACAAAATATATTTTGAAAAAATGCTAGAAGATAAATCACAAGACTTTAGGGATAATGCAGCACAATTTATAGATATGGAGACTATTCCTACAGAAAAGCAAATAATACTAGAAGGGCGAATCTTAAAAACTCAAAACTTAATGGTAAATACGCTAAAGTTAATGGGTGCAGTTTATGAGAATATGAATCTTTTGCAAAAGCTATTAGAAAAGCATAAAAAAGAAGCAACAGATACAAATAATCCAAATGCTTTGCAAAATATAATGACCGTTTTATCAAAGGAATTAGAAAAGTTAGATGAGGTAACAAGAAAGCAACTCCAAGAAGTTAATACCTCATACAATCGTTCTTTAAGAGAGGTTGAGAGTATTAGTAGTGATATTATAAGTGATGCAAAGTATGGAGTGTATAATAAAAGCTATTTGGATTCGAGGGTTGCAGCTGAAGTTCAAGCAATCGCACTTGGAAATTATAAATCATCTTTATTAATGGTCAAAATTACAAAAAGCTTAGAGAAAAAAATCACAACAGAAAAAAATGTATTGTTGGTTAATAAGACTATAGCAAAGATTCTTCAAAAAATTTCCAACAAAAGCGATATCTTAGCGTATTATGGCACTGGTATATTTGGAATCTTGCTAAGTCATAATGATAAAGAATCTGCCAAAAGATACGCAAATAGATTACTAGAAAAAGTAATAACAACAAATATGTATTTTGGAGATGAGGAGATTTCGCTTAGTATTTGTAGTGGTATTGTTGAGATTAACTCTGGAGATGATCCAAAAGACATAATGAAAAATGCTGTCGAATCCTTAAAGAAAGCCGCAAACCATAATATATCATTTGTTGTGTTTGGGGAAAAATAA